In the Quercus lobata isolate SW786 chromosome 5, ValleyOak3.0 Primary Assembly, whole genome shotgun sequence genome, one interval contains:
- the LOC115989713 gene encoding vesicle-fusing ATPase-like encodes MIVTNTPAADLALTNLAYCSHADLHGFAVPGTKLYLASIADSFVLSLSAHESVRNGHIALNAIQRRHARVSSGDTISVNRFIPPENFDLALLTLELEFVKKGTKSEQVDAVLLAGQLKKRFMNQVMTAGQRVSFEFHGNNYIFTVIQAAVEGQEKSSTIERGMISSDTYIVFETSNASGIKIVNQREAASSNIFRQKEFNLQSLGIGGLSAEFADIFRRAFASRVFPPHVTNKLGIKHVKGMLLYGPPGTGKTLMARQIGKMLNGREPKIVNGPEVLSKFVGETEKNVRDLFADAENDQRTRGDQSDLHVIIFDEIDAICKSRGSTRDGTGVHDSIVNQLLTKIDGVESLNNVLLIGMTNRKDLLDEALLRPGRLEVQIEISLPDENGRLQILQIHTNKMRESSFLAPDVNLQELAARTKNYSGAELEGVVKSAVSYALNRQLSLDDLTKPVDEESIKVTMDDFLNALHEIIPAFGASTDDLERCRLNGMVDCGERNKHIYQRAMLLVEQVKVSKGSPLVTCLLEGPSGSGKTALAATVGIDSDFPYVKIVSAETMIGLHESTKCAQIVKVFEDAYKSPLSIIVLDDIERLLEYVAIGPRFSNIISQTLLVLLKRLPPKGKKLMVIGTTSEVGFLDSIGFCDNFSVTYNVPTLKTSDAKKVLEQLNVFANEDINTAAESLNDMPIKKLYMLIEMAAQGEHGGDSEAIYAGKEKIKISHFYDCLQDIVRY; translated from the exons ATGATCGTGACGAACACTCCGGCGGCGGACCTCGCCCTAACGAACCTCGCTTACTGCTCGCACGCCGATCTTCATGGCTTCGCCGTCCCCGGCACCAAGCTCTACCTCGCCTCCATCGCCGATTcctttgttctttctctctc TGCTCACGAGAGCGTACGAAATGGCCACATAGCTCTAAATGCGATTCAGCGTCGGCATGCCAGGGTTTCATCTGGTGATACCATATCGGTTAACAG atttattcCGCCGGAGAATTTCGACCTGGCATTGCTTACACTTGAGTTGGAGTTTGTGAAAAAGGGGACTAAAAGTGAACAG gttgATGCTGTTTTGCTTGCTGGCCAGCTTAAAAAGAGATTTATGAACCAG GTAATGACAGCAGGGCAAAGGGTGTCATTTGAGTTTCATGGAAATAACTATATTTTCACAGTCATTCAAGCTGCCGTAGAGGGGCAAGAAAAATCTAGTACTATTGAAAGAGGGATGATATCAAGTGATACATACATTGTCTTTGAAACATCAAATGCGAGTGGAATAAAG ATAGTCAATCAGCGTGAGGCAGCCAGTAGCAACATCTTCAGGCAGAAGGAGTTTAATCTTCAATCACTTGGTATAGGTGGCCTAAGTGCAGAGTTTGCAGATATATTTCGAAGAGCCTTTGCTTCGCGTGTTTTCCCTCCCCATGTGACAAATAa ATTGGGGATTAAGCATGTGAAGGGTATGCTGCTTTATGGGCCTCCTGGTACTGGCAAAACACTTATGGCTCGTCAAATTGGAAAAATGTTGAATGGAAGGGAACCAAAG ATTGTTAACGGCCCTGAAGTTTTGAGCAAATTCGTTGGTGAAACTGAAAAGAATGTTAGGGATCTATTTGCTGATGCTGAGAATGATCAAAGAACTCGAG GGGACCAAAGTGATCTGCATGTCATAatttttgatgaaattgatgCTATTTGTAAG TCAAGAGGTTCAACTAGAGATGGTACAGGAGTTCATGACAGTATTGTGAACCAGCTTCTTACAAAG ATTGATGGTGTGGAGTCTTTAAATAATGTCTTGCTTATTGGAATGACCAACAGAAAAGATTTACTTGATGAAGCCCTTTTAAG ACCAGGACGCTTGGAGGTTCAAATTGAGATAAGCCTTCCTGATGAGAATGGTCGCTTACAGATTCTTCAAATTCATACAAACAAGATGAGAGAGAGTTCCTTTCTTGCTCCTGATGTGAACCTTCAAGAGCTTG CTGCTCGTACGAAAAACTATAGTGGTGCCGAACTTGAAGGTGTTGTAAAAAGTGCAGTATCTTATGCTTTGAATAGACAACTAAGTCTTGATGATCTCACCAAGCCAGTGGATGAAGAGAGTATAAAAGTTACCATGGATGATTTTTTGAATGCACTTCACGAAATAATTCCTGCATTTGGAGCCTCCACTGATGACCTTGAGCGGTGCAG ACTGAATGGCATGGTGGACTGTGGTGAGCGAAATAAGCACATTTATCAAAGAGCTATGCTACTTGTGGAGCAAGTTAAAGTGAGTAAAGGAAGTCCGCTTGTTACTTGTCTTCTGGAAGGCCCAAGTGGCAG TGGTAAAACCGCACTAGCAGCTACTGTTGGCATTGACAGTGATTTTCCATATGTCAAGATA GTCTCAGCAGAAACAATGATTGGTCTTCATGAAAGCACTAAGTGTGCACAGATTGTCAAG GTGTTTGAGGATGCATACAAGTCACCATTGAGCATCATTGTCCTCGATGACATTGAAAG GTTATTGGAGTATGTTGCCATTGGGCCTCGTTTTTCAAATATAATCTCTCAGACACTATTGGTCCTACTCAAGCGGCTTCCTCCAAAg GGGAAAAAACTTATGGTCATAGGGACAACAAGTGAAGTGGGCTTCTTAGATTCTATTGGTTTTTGTGATAATTTCTCTGTCACTTACAATGTTCCTACATTGAAGACAAGTGATGCAAAgaag GTGCTAGAACAGCTGAATGTTTTTGCTAATGAAGACATCAATACAGCTGCAGAGTCCCTGAATGAT ATGCCTATCAAGAAGCTCTATATGTTGATTGAGATGGCAGCCCAGGGTGAACATGGTGGAGATTCTGAGGCAATATATGCTGGCAAAGAGAAGATTAAGATCTCTCACTTTTATGATTGCCTTCAAGATATTGTCCGATACTAG